In Delphinus delphis chromosome 11, mDelDel1.2, whole genome shotgun sequence, one genomic interval encodes:
- the YARS2 gene encoding tyrosine--tRNA ligase, mitochondrial has protein sequence MAAPILRCISRGQGLGTPGLSGVLPLGLREAHSGAQGLLAMQKARGLFKEFFPERGTKTELPELFDRGTAGSFPQTIYCGFDPTADSLHVGHLLALLGLFHFQRAGHNVIALVGGATARLGDPSGRTKEREALEAERVQSNARALRQGLKALAANHQQLFANGRTWGSFTVLDNSAWYQKQDLVDFLAAVGGHFRMGTLLSRLSVQTRLKSSEGMSLAEFLYQVLQAYDFYYLFQHYRCRVQLGGSDQLGNIMSGYEFIHKLTGEDVFGISVPLITSTTGAKLGKSAGNAVWLNRDKTSPFELYQFFVRQQDDLVERYLKLFTFLPLPEIDHIMQLHVKEPEKRGPQKRLATEVTKLVHGQEGLDSAKRCTQALYHSSIEALEVMSDQELKELFKEASFSELVLDPGTSVLDTCRKANAIPGGPRGYRMITEGGVSINHRQVTNPESVLVVGQHILKNGLSLLKIGKRNFYIIKWLQL, from the exons ATGGCGGCGCCCATCTTGCGGTGCATTTCCCGTGGCCAGGGGCTTGGTACCCCAGGCCTGTCCGGAGTCTTACCCCTGGGGCTGCGTGAGGCCCACTCGGGCGCTCAGGGGTTGCTGGCGATGCAGAAGGCTCGGGGTCTGTTCAAGGAGTTCTTCCCTGAGAGGGGTACGAAGACAGAGCTCCCAGAGCTCTTCGACCGTGGCACGGCGGGCAGTTTTCCCCAGACTATCTACTGTGGCTTCGACCCCACGGCCGACTCGCTTCATGTGGGGCATCTGCTGGCGCTGTTGGGCCTGTTTCACTTCCAGCGAGCGGGCCACAACGTGATCGCCCTGGTGGGCGGCGCCACGGCGCGCCTGGGAGACCCAAGTGGCCGTACCAAGGAGCGCGAAGCGCTGGAAGCAGAGCGCGTGCAAAGCAACGCGCGCGCCCTGCGCCAAGGGCTCAAAGCCTTGGCGGCTAATCACCAGCAGCTCTTCGCTAATGGGCGGACCTGGGGCAGCTTCACCGTGCTGGACAACTCGGCGTGGTACCAGAAGCAGGACCTGGTGGACTTCCTAGCGGCAGTGGGCGGCCATTTCCGCATGGGCACGCTGCTAAGCCGGCTGAGCGTGCAGACTCGGCTCAAGAGCTCCGAAGGCATGAGTTTGGCCGAGTTTCTGTACCAGGTGCTCCAGGCCTATGATTTCTACTACCTGTTCCAGCATTATAGATGCCGGGTCCAGCTGGGTGGATCTGATCAGCTGGGCAATATCATGTCCGGATACGAGTTCATCCATAA GTTGACTGGAGAAGATGTATTTGGAATCTCTGTTCCTCTAATTACAAGTACAACTGGAGCAAAACTGGGAAAGTCTGCTGGCAATGCTGTGTGGCTAAATAGAGATAAGACATCTCCTTTTGAATTGTATCAATTTTTTGTCAGGCAGCAAGATGATTTGGTAGAAAG GTACCTGAAGCTCTTCACTTTTCTGCCCCTTCCAGAGATTGACCACATAATGCAGCTGCATGTCAAAGAGCCAGAAAAGCGGGGTCCTCAGAAACGACTTGCTACAGAAGTAACAAAGCTTGTTCATGGACAAGAAGGGCTGGACTCTGCTAAAAG GTGTACACAAGCCCTTTATCATAGCAGCATAGAGGCACTGGAGGTCATGTCTGATCAAGAGTTAAAAGAATTGTTTAAAGAAGCTTCATTTTCTGAATTAGTTCTTGACCCTGGAACAAGTGTCCTAGATACGTGCCGCAAAGCAAATGCCATTCCAGGTGGTCCCCGAGG gtatcGGATGATAACAGAAGGTGGAGTCAGTATAAATCACAGACAAGTAACAAATCCTGAGAGTGTTTTAGTTGTTGGACAACATATTCTTAAGAATGGGCTTTCGTtacttaaaataggaaaaaggaaCTTCTACATTATAAAATGGCTTCAGCTATGA